Proteins found in one Gemmatimonas sp. genomic segment:
- a CDS encoding DUF3623 family protein, whose amino-acid sequence MHETPVAPRTLWPWQSLVRVRHPSMLYDTDIATRETSVRVALRSLVVVVFFWWAATGLIFALERSTGTRVLGLVLASAMAVWGAWLLYLERDRGTPSGARRSFLGAAFLWTWVQVAFYGGWLVGPSSLMVPIPAESPSWSLAVRSVLSMFWYQLAMLAVLAITGYLTARRANRAGWWALVLFWATHQAASINIFFGVENPGRGFFPEPLTYLESYFGPQRNSWLLPITVAVLLAFTLRTIIHALRDPSPLRRQGMMLLSVLGVLGVLELAVLGTPVSLPLWEAFLAVRGY is encoded by the coding sequence GTGCATGAAACGCCGGTGGCACCGCGAACCCTGTGGCCTTGGCAGTCGCTGGTCCGCGTGCGACATCCGTCGATGTTGTACGACACCGACATCGCGACCCGTGAAACGTCGGTCCGCGTGGCGCTGCGCTCGCTTGTGGTCGTCGTGTTCTTTTGGTGGGCCGCGACCGGGCTGATTTTCGCGCTCGAACGGTCGACGGGCACGCGAGTGCTCGGTCTGGTGCTGGCGAGTGCGATGGCGGTGTGGGGGGCGTGGCTGCTGTATCTCGAACGTGATCGTGGAACGCCCTCGGGCGCACGGCGCAGCTTCCTTGGCGCGGCATTCCTGTGGACGTGGGTCCAGGTGGCTTTCTACGGGGGATGGTTGGTGGGACCGTCGTCATTGATGGTACCGATTCCCGCAGAGTCGCCGAGTTGGTCGTTGGCGGTGCGTTCCGTGCTGTCCATGTTTTGGTATCAGCTTGCCATGCTGGCCGTGCTCGCCATTACGGGATATCTCACGGCGCGCCGTGCGAATCGCGCGGGCTGGTGGGCGCTCGTGCTCTTCTGGGCAACGCACCAAGCAGCCAGTATCAATATTTTCTTCGGTGTCGAGAATCCCGGCCGCGGATTTTTCCCGGAGCCGCTCACCTATCTCGAGTCATACTTCGGCCCGCAGCGCAACAGTTGGCTGCTCCCGATCACGGTGGCGGTGCTGCTCGCCTTTACTCTGCGTACGATCATCCATGCGCTGCGCGACCCCTCGCCGCTGCGACGTCAGGGCATGATGCTACTGTCGGTCCTGGGCGTGCTTGGCGTGCTCGAACTCGCGGTGCTCGGCACACCGGTGTCGTTGCCGCTCTGGGAAGCGTTCCTCGCCGTGCGCGGGTACTGA
- a CDS encoding magnesium chelatase subunit D, translated as MSSPTVDLPRGGPALTALLLAVDARGLGGAMLDHPLHEQARAFSLLVQRALPDGAPLRRVPSSVTPDRLYGGVDLAATLSTGRLVSERGVLAAADGGVVVVPMAERLSIAARTALCEVLDHAEVQVARDGIGEQHAARVCAIIMDESIDDESVHDALRERLAFMVRMSGSAAEALLDDTDERAVASWERQARDARHRLMSVSVDESWIVAICETADAFGIDSVRAPLLALRCARAHAALHGRLMITEADAEVAAALVLAPRATRLPPPPEEPANDNAQPGEPPPSPPASPPEPPSATDGDAADAPEPPTPPDTESPDTDADESEQNDDAPSPPSSSTDVLREAVTSALPPGMLAQLLEKVNGGSMQGRVGAEKQNMLRGRPRGSRSGLPRGGSRLHLLETLRAAAPWQRARLQQTASDALVSMAPATKARPTTVRPRVNIRREDFRIRRFIEKTGTTVLFVVDASGSSAVNRLAEAKGAVEMLLAESYARRDRVSLIAFRGQGTELLLPPTRALARAKKVLAALPGGGGTPLAHAIEAALEQALAAKRGGSAPLVVMLTDGRANIARDGTPGRPGAERDALAASARFAQQNIPALFVDTSSRGEPVARRVADAMRARYVLLPAANAKALGGLVRTAMQMAEGSDRA; from the coding sequence ATGTCGTCGCCAACCGTTGACCTGCCGCGCGGTGGTCCCGCGCTGACGGCGTTGTTGCTGGCGGTTGATGCGCGCGGACTCGGTGGCGCGATGCTCGATCATCCGCTGCACGAGCAGGCGCGCGCGTTTTCGTTGCTCGTGCAGCGCGCGCTCCCCGATGGCGCGCCGCTGCGTCGCGTGCCGTCGAGTGTGACGCCCGATCGCTTGTATGGGGGCGTGGATCTCGCCGCCACGCTCTCAACCGGCCGGCTCGTGTCGGAACGCGGCGTGCTGGCGGCGGCCGACGGCGGGGTGGTCGTGGTCCCGATGGCCGAACGCCTGTCGATCGCGGCGCGCACGGCGTTGTGCGAAGTGCTCGATCACGCCGAGGTGCAGGTCGCGCGCGACGGCATCGGTGAACAGCACGCGGCACGCGTCTGCGCCATCATCATGGACGAGTCGATCGACGACGAGTCGGTACACGACGCACTGCGTGAACGACTGGCCTTCATGGTGCGCATGAGCGGCTCGGCCGCCGAAGCGCTGCTTGATGACACCGACGAGCGCGCGGTGGCGTCGTGGGAACGTCAGGCGCGTGACGCGCGCCATCGGCTCATGTCGGTGAGTGTGGACGAATCGTGGATCGTGGCGATCTGTGAAACCGCCGACGCGTTCGGGATCGACTCGGTGCGGGCGCCACTCCTGGCACTGCGCTGTGCCCGCGCGCATGCGGCGTTGCACGGACGGCTCATGATTACCGAGGCCGATGCGGAAGTCGCGGCGGCGCTCGTGCTGGCGCCGCGCGCGACGCGACTGCCGCCGCCGCCCGAGGAGCCGGCCAACGACAACGCGCAGCCGGGTGAGCCGCCACCGTCGCCGCCGGCTTCGCCACCGGAGCCGCCTTCGGCGACCGATGGCGACGCGGCCGACGCGCCCGAGCCTCCGACGCCGCCCGACACGGAGTCGCCCGACACCGACGCCGACGAGTCGGAGCAGAACGACGATGCGCCGTCGCCGCCGTCAAGCAGCACCGACGTACTGCGGGAAGCGGTGACGTCAGCGCTCCCGCCGGGCATGCTCGCGCAACTCCTGGAGAAGGTGAACGGTGGCTCGATGCAAGGGCGCGTTGGCGCGGAGAAGCAGAACATGCTACGCGGCCGTCCACGCGGGTCGCGCAGTGGACTGCCCCGCGGTGGATCGCGCTTGCATTTGCTGGAGACGCTGCGCGCGGCCGCACCGTGGCAGCGCGCACGACTCCAGCAGACCGCATCGGATGCGCTCGTGTCGATGGCGCCGGCGACGAAGGCGCGACCGACAACGGTGCGACCGCGCGTGAACATCCGTCGCGAAGACTTCCGCATTCGTCGCTTTATCGAAAAGACCGGTACGACCGTGCTGTTCGTCGTCGACGCCTCGGGTTCGTCGGCAGTGAATCGGCTTGCCGAGGCAAAAGGTGCTGTCGAGATGCTGCTGGCCGAGAGCTACGCGCGTCGTGATCGGGTGAGCTTGATCGCCTTCAGAGGGCAGGGCACCGAGTTGCTGCTGCCCCCCACACGTGCCCTTGCTCGCGCCAAGAAAGTGTTAGCGGCGTTGCCCGGCGGTGGCGGCACGCCGCTGGCGCACGCCATCGAAGCCGCGCTCGAGCAAGCTCTGGCCGCCAAGCGCGGCGGAAGCGCGCCGCTGGTGGTGATGCTGACCGATGGTCGCGCGAACATTGCGCGAGATGGCACGCCGGGGCGTCCCGGTGCCGAACGTGATGCGTTGGCGGCCAGCGCGCGCTTCGCCCAACAGAACATTCCCGCGCTGTTCGTGGATACTTCATCGCGCGGTGAGCCGGTCGCGCGTCGCGTCGCCGACGCGATGCGGGCGCGGTATGTGCTGCTCCCAGCGGCGAATGCGAAGGCGCTCGGAGGCCTCGTGCGTACCGCGATGCAAATGGCCGAGGGATCCGACCGTGCATGA
- a CDS encoding methyltransferase yields the protein MNPPEQALTAPQAPAMATERAKTPSTAQSTSGLSPAAVAPPIAWHERVRDRWNALVATDKFQRWSARFPLTRAVTMRRSRALFDIVSGFVYTQTLLACVELDLFAYLAGGARTVDEIAEHTNLARASTERLLNAAVSLRLLMKRRHGRYALGALGAPLVGNTGVLALIRHHRMAYQDLSDPVALLRQGADFRTELSRYWSYADAPRPQQIDDARVAAYSEIMADTLPPVAHDVLDAYDLSKHQCLLDVGGGEGVFLSLVGQKHPTLQLRLFDLPAVAARAKTRLGQAGFAGRVDCHGGNFHADALPTGADVISLVRVLLDHDDESVLRLLKRVRAALPSGGVLLIAEAMAGVRGAETVGDAYFSFYLMAMGKGRARRASELHQMLQAAGFRRSREVSTRFPIQTGLIVAEV from the coding sequence GTGAACCCTCCCGAACAGGCCCTGACGGCCCCGCAGGCACCGGCCATGGCGACCGAGCGCGCCAAAACGCCAAGCACCGCCCAGTCCACGAGCGGACTGAGCCCCGCGGCGGTCGCGCCGCCGATCGCGTGGCATGAGCGTGTGCGCGATCGATGGAACGCCCTCGTCGCGACCGACAAGTTCCAGCGCTGGAGCGCGCGATTCCCGCTCACCCGAGCGGTCACTATGCGCCGGTCCCGAGCGCTGTTCGACATTGTGTCCGGCTTCGTCTACACCCAGACCCTGCTGGCCTGCGTGGAGCTCGACCTGTTTGCCTATCTGGCGGGAGGCGCGCGCACGGTGGACGAGATTGCCGAGCACACGAACCTGGCGCGGGCCAGTACGGAGCGGCTCTTGAATGCGGCGGTGTCCCTCCGCCTGCTCATGAAGCGGCGACACGGACGTTACGCGCTCGGTGCGCTCGGCGCCCCGCTCGTCGGAAACACGGGCGTGTTGGCGCTCATTCGGCACCACCGGATGGCGTATCAGGATCTCAGCGACCCGGTGGCGCTGCTGCGGCAGGGCGCCGATTTCCGCACGGAGCTCTCGCGCTACTGGTCATATGCCGATGCCCCGCGACCGCAGCAGATCGACGACGCCCGCGTAGCGGCGTACTCGGAGATCATGGCCGATACGCTCCCGCCCGTTGCCCACGACGTGCTCGACGCCTACGACCTCTCGAAGCATCAGTGCCTGCTCGACGTAGGCGGAGGCGAAGGCGTGTTCCTGTCGCTGGTGGGCCAGAAGCACCCCACCCTGCAGCTGCGGCTGTTCGATCTCCCCGCGGTCGCGGCACGGGCGAAAACGCGACTCGGTCAGGCCGGCTTCGCCGGTCGAGTGGACTGTCATGGCGGCAACTTTCACGCCGATGCCCTGCCCACCGGCGCCGACGTGATTTCGCTCGTGCGCGTGTTGCTCGACCACGACGACGAGTCGGTACTGCGCCTGCTCAAGCGGGTGCGGGCCGCGCTGCCCAGTGGCGGCGTGCTGCTGATCGCCGAAGCGATGGCCGGTGTCCGCGGCGCGGAGACGGTGGGCGACGCCTACTTCTCCTTCTATCTGATGGCGATGGGGAAAGGCCGCGCGCGACGGGCGTCCGAGCTGCATCAGATGCTGCAGGCGGCGGGTTTCCGGCGCAGCCGCGAGGTCTCCACCCGCTTTCCGATCCAGACGGGACTGATCGTGGCCGAAGTCTGA
- a CDS encoding chlorophyllide a reductase iron protein subunit X, producing the protein MSEDGTSSANGALHQLHSSVRDEAATAPDAVHTGPVTKETQIIAIYGKGGIGKSFSLANLSYMMAQQGKKVLLIGCDPKSDTTSLLFGGRACPTIIEVSSRLKLAGQQVSISDVCFKRDGVFAMELGGPEVGRGCGGRGIIHGFEILEKLGFHEWGFDFVLLDFLGDVVCGGFGLPIARDMCQKVIVVGSNDLQSLYVANNVCSAVEYFRKLGGNVGVAGILINKDDGTGEAEAFAAKAGIPILAKVPANDDIRKKSANYEIIGFPGGEWGPLFGELAQAVADAPPVRPKPLTQDELLGLFAASQVGGNVVLEPATMFDLVGREDVTKPSLEVVYDTV; encoded by the coding sequence ATGAGTGAAGACGGTACCAGCTCCGCCAACGGCGCCCTGCATCAGCTGCACTCGAGTGTGCGCGATGAAGCCGCTACTGCCCCCGATGCGGTGCACACCGGCCCGGTCACGAAGGAGACGCAGATCATCGCGATCTACGGCAAGGGCGGCATCGGCAAGAGTTTCTCGCTGGCCAATCTCTCGTACATGATGGCGCAGCAGGGCAAGAAGGTGCTGCTCATCGGCTGTGACCCCAAGAGCGACACGACCTCGTTGCTCTTCGGTGGCCGCGCCTGCCCCACGATCATCGAAGTATCGTCCCGCCTCAAGCTCGCCGGCCAGCAAGTCTCCATCAGCGACGTCTGCTTCAAGCGCGACGGCGTGTTCGCCATGGAGCTCGGCGGCCCCGAAGTGGGCCGCGGCTGCGGCGGACGCGGTATCATCCACGGATTCGAAATTCTCGAGAAGCTGGGCTTCCATGAATGGGGCTTCGACTTCGTGCTGCTCGACTTCTTGGGCGACGTGGTGTGCGGCGGATTCGGCTTGCCGATCGCCCGCGACATGTGTCAGAAGGTGATCGTGGTCGGGTCGAACGATCTGCAGTCGCTGTACGTCGCCAACAACGTCTGCTCGGCGGTGGAATACTTCCGCAAGCTCGGCGGCAATGTGGGCGTGGCCGGTATCCTGATCAACAAGGACGACGGTACCGGCGAAGCCGAAGCATTCGCGGCCAAAGCGGGCATCCCGATTCTGGCGAAGGTTCCGGCCAACGACGACATCCGCAAGAAGAGCGCGAACTACGAGATCATCGGCTTCCCCGGTGGTGAGTGGGGCCCCTTGTTCGGTGAACTCGCGCAGGCCGTGGCCGACGCACCGCCCGTCCGCCCGAAGCCGCTCACGCAGGACGAACTGCTTGGCCTCTTTGCCGCAAGCCAGGTCGGCGGCAACGTGGTGCTCGAGCCAGCCACAATGTTCGACCTCGTTGGTCGCGAAGACGTCACCAAGCCGTCGCTCGAAGTCGTGTACGACACCGTTTGA
- the bchC gene encoding chlorophyll synthesis pathway protein BchC produces the protein MKTTAVVFEQPQQLSVRELTLVPATDADVLVQMRWSGISTGTERMLWTGTMPPFPGLGYPLVPGYEGVGEILDAGSESGRSVGDLVYIAGSRGFTDALGLFGGQASLVVVPGTKTVVLDPRLGERGALFALAATAHNALCAAAPGVSPRDVPELLPELIVGHGALGRLIARLVVLYGGKRPTVWEINPVRMDGARGYDVIHPHTDTRRDYRTICEVSGANGLIDSLVARLAPGGEICLAGFYSEPVSFTFPPAFMRQARFRIAAQWKESDLQTIAALANSGALALDGLITHREAVSRAADAYSTAFGDSHCVKMILDWRTAA, from the coding sequence GTGAAGACCACCGCCGTCGTTTTCGAACAGCCTCAACAGCTCTCCGTGCGCGAGCTGACCCTCGTGCCCGCCACCGACGCCGACGTGCTGGTACAGATGCGCTGGTCTGGCATCTCCACCGGCACGGAGCGCATGCTCTGGACCGGCACTATGCCCCCCTTTCCGGGGCTCGGGTATCCGCTCGTGCCCGGCTATGAGGGCGTCGGCGAGATTCTCGACGCCGGCTCGGAATCGGGCCGATCGGTCGGCGACTTGGTCTATATCGCGGGATCTCGCGGATTCACCGACGCGCTCGGGCTTTTTGGCGGACAGGCCTCGTTGGTGGTGGTCCCCGGCACCAAGACGGTGGTGCTCGACCCTCGGCTCGGTGAACGGGGCGCCTTGTTTGCGTTGGCCGCCACGGCCCACAACGCCCTTTGTGCAGCGGCTCCCGGCGTGTCGCCCCGCGACGTGCCGGAGCTGTTGCCGGAGCTGATTGTCGGCCATGGGGCATTGGGTCGGCTCATCGCGCGCTTGGTGGTGCTGTACGGCGGCAAGCGGCCGACGGTGTGGGAGATCAACCCGGTGCGCATGGATGGCGCGCGTGGCTATGACGTCATCCACCCGCATACCGACACCCGCCGCGACTATCGCACGATCTGTGAAGTGAGCGGCGCCAACGGCCTGATCGACTCGCTGGTGGCGCGCCTGGCCCCCGGTGGTGAGATCTGCCTGGCGGGCTTCTACAGTGAGCCCGTGAGCTTCACCTTTCCGCCGGCGTTCATGCGACAGGCACGCTTTCGCATCGCGGCGCAGTGGAAGGAGTCCGACCTGCAGACCATTGCGGCGCTGGCGAACTCGGGAGCGCTCGCGCTCGACGGGTTGATCACGCATCGCGAAGCGGTATCCCGTGCCGCCGACGCCTACTCGACCGCGTTCGGCGATTCCCACTGCGTCAAGATGATCCTCGACTGGAGAACGGCTGCATGA
- a CDS encoding ABC transporter permease, protein MGLRVGAFGENVLMAFDAIRVNKLRSSLTILGVVIGVATVMAMAAIVEGIRSQIVTTIEVAGPTTFYVMKKFSQTPLNPDNLPKEVRIRPDLSETEAEALRRLPEIAYASLWAQTLARIESEGVRSQSMAIFGADDGFTRIQGGELVEGRWFTRNELNSGAPVVVLQDETARSLFGRERMLGRQVQVGGRPLVVIGLWQEPGNIFAPPGQAVGAVVPYKFMERSYPIDKTNALWIPVKPRAGVSVADAQGAAVMAIREMRGLRPGSTNSFDLVTQDQILDTFNGITSVFFLVMIVLSGVALLVGGIGVMAIMTVSVTSRTREIGVRKALGATRNDILLQFLIEACTLTGIGGLIGIIVGLALGRVASFALDISAPVPVSLTVIAVVVSVGIGIIFGLVPARRAARLDPIESLRHE, encoded by the coding sequence ATGGGCCTCAGAGTCGGCGCGTTCGGCGAGAACGTGCTCATGGCGTTCGATGCGATCCGCGTGAACAAGCTGCGCTCGTCGCTGACCATTCTAGGTGTCGTGATCGGCGTGGCGACCGTCATGGCGATGGCCGCCATCGTGGAAGGGATCCGCTCACAGATCGTCACCACGATCGAGGTCGCGGGGCCCACCACGTTCTACGTGATGAAGAAGTTCTCGCAGACGCCGCTCAACCCGGATAACCTGCCGAAGGAAGTGCGCATTCGCCCTGATCTCTCGGAGACCGAGGCAGAGGCGCTGCGCCGCCTGCCGGAGATCGCGTACGCATCACTGTGGGCACAAACGCTGGCGCGCATCGAATCGGAAGGCGTGCGGTCGCAGTCGATGGCCATCTTCGGAGCCGATGACGGGTTTACGCGCATTCAAGGCGGCGAACTCGTGGAAGGCCGATGGTTCACGCGCAACGAGCTCAATTCGGGAGCGCCGGTCGTGGTCCTGCAGGACGAAACGGCGCGAAGTCTGTTCGGCCGCGAGCGCATGCTGGGCCGGCAAGTCCAAGTGGGCGGACGTCCGCTCGTGGTGATCGGTCTCTGGCAGGAGCCGGGCAATATCTTCGCGCCTCCCGGGCAGGCCGTTGGCGCGGTCGTGCCGTACAAGTTCATGGAGCGCAGCTACCCGATCGACAAGACGAACGCGCTCTGGATCCCGGTCAAGCCACGGGCCGGTGTAAGCGTGGCGGATGCGCAGGGCGCGGCGGTGATGGCGATTCGCGAGATGCGCGGCCTTCGACCGGGCAGCACGAACAGCTTCGACCTCGTCACGCAGGACCAGATCCTTGATACGTTCAATGGTATTACGAGTGTTTTCTTTCTGGTGATGATCGTGCTGTCGGGCGTCGCCTTGCTGGTGGGCGGCATCGGGGTGATGGCGATCATGACGGTGTCGGTCACCAGCCGCACACGGGAGATCGGCGTGCGCAAAGCGCTGGGCGCCACGCGCAACGACATTCTGCTCCAGTTTCTCATCGAGGCCTGCACGCTCACGGGCATCGGCGGGCTGATCGGCATCATCGTGGGTCTCGCGCTCGGTCGCGTGGCCTCGTTTGCGCTCGACATCTCGGCGCCCGTGCCCGTGTCGCTCACGGTGATTGCCGTCGTGGTGTCGGTCGGCATCGGCATCATCTTCGGTCTGGTGCCAGCCCGCCGTGCGGCAAGGCTGGACCCCATCGAATCATTGCGCCACGAGTAG
- a CDS encoding ABC transporter permease, with protein MNRFLLVFEGVGMALESIRSNKVRAALTIAGVAIGVFVVVAMGAVVNGIRASFQQDLEQIGATTFIVQRRSSGISGCDGTDEKCPDRSNPPISFAEWEMIKRIPGVENVIGVLGGQGNFAYRNSRVDNVGYDAYSVEWPSVDASDIFPGRNFTRMEYDAGQPVVLVNDTLKAQLFGESEAIGKQIMINGRQFTVIGIYAPKAGFLKSLEGKGPDTPRAIIPIQAAVRSLDVWRNNLSLLVRPSKIVTQGEVMDEVLASMRARRGLRPGDRATFYLVEQDRLMDTFNQLFGAIFAVGLALSAVALLVGGVGVVAIMMISVTERTREIGVRKALGATSGTIRWQFLVEAATMTSIGAFVGLGLGALLAWVIRSNTSIPATLPGSIVATALIASAVTGVAFGMLPAMRASRLDPVEALRHE; from the coding sequence ATGAATCGATTCTTACTGGTCTTCGAAGGCGTCGGGATGGCGCTCGAGTCCATCCGCTCGAACAAGGTGCGCGCTGCCCTGACCATCGCCGGCGTCGCCATCGGGGTTTTCGTGGTGGTTGCGATGGGCGCCGTCGTCAATGGCATTCGTGCGTCGTTTCAGCAGGACCTCGAACAGATCGGCGCGACCACGTTCATCGTGCAACGACGGAGTTCGGGCATCAGCGGGTGCGACGGTACCGACGAGAAGTGCCCGGACCGGAGCAACCCGCCGATTTCGTTTGCCGAATGGGAGATGATCAAGCGCATTCCGGGCGTCGAGAATGTCATCGGGGTGCTCGGCGGCCAAGGCAACTTCGCCTACCGGAATAGCCGCGTGGACAACGTGGGCTATGACGCGTACAGCGTGGAATGGCCGTCGGTGGATGCCTCCGACATCTTTCCGGGACGCAACTTTACGCGCATGGAGTACGACGCCGGTCAGCCGGTGGTGCTCGTCAACGACACCCTCAAGGCGCAGCTGTTCGGCGAGTCGGAAGCGATCGGCAAGCAGATCATGATCAACGGTCGACAGTTCACCGTGATTGGCATCTACGCGCCGAAGGCTGGCTTCCTGAAGTCGCTCGAGGGAAAGGGTCCTGACACCCCGCGGGCAATCATTCCCATTCAAGCGGCGGTGCGCAGTCTCGATGTATGGCGTAACAATCTCAGCCTGTTGGTGCGTCCGTCGAAGATCGTGACACAGGGCGAAGTGATGGACGAGGTACTGGCATCCATGCGCGCGCGCCGCGGGTTGCGACCGGGCGATCGCGCGACGTTCTACCTGGTCGAGCAGGATCGCCTGATGGATACGTTCAATCAGCTCTTCGGCGCGATCTTCGCCGTTGGGTTGGCGCTGTCGGCCGTGGCGTTGTTGGTCGGCGGTGTCGGCGTCGTCGCGATCATGATGATCTCGGTCACCGAGCGCACCCGTGAGATTGGTGTGCGCAAGGCGCTTGGTGCTACGTCGGGCACGATTCGTTGGCAGTTCCTCGTCGAAGCCGCCACCATGACCAGCATCGGGGCCTTCGTCGGCCTCGGGCTTGGCGCGCTGCTGGCGTGGGTCATTCGCTCGAACACGTCGATTCCCGCCACGCTTCCCGGCAGCATCGTGGCCACGGCATTGATCGCCAGCGCCGTCACCGGTGTCGCCTTCGGCATGCTCCCGGCCATGCGCGCGTCGCGCCTGGACCCCGTGGAGGCGCTCCGGCACGAGTAG
- the bchI gene encoding magnesium chelatase ATPase subunit I — protein sequence MRPVFPFSAIVGQDEMKLALLLVAVDPTIGGVMVFGDRGTGKSTAVRALAGLLPPMKVVAGCRYGCDPQSNGARCDECQARAVAGGHVKSVLAPVPVVDLPLGATEDRVVGALDLEKALTTGEKAFEPGLLARAHRGFLYVDEVNLLEDHLVDLLLDAAATGENVVEREGVSIRHPSRFVLVGSGNPEEGELRPQLLDRFGLAVDVRTPTVIATRIEVIKRRDAFDRDPVAFMTHWHKADAKVRRHLEKARTRLDALVVSDAVLERAATLCSQLGTDGLRGELTLLRTSRAMAAYEGDDEVTLAHLRRIAPMALRHRLRRNVLDDAGSTTRVERAIAELWGDVVANR from the coding sequence ATGCGACCGGTATTTCCGTTCAGCGCGATCGTTGGCCAGGACGAGATGAAGCTGGCGTTGTTGCTGGTGGCCGTCGACCCGACCATCGGTGGCGTCATGGTCTTTGGCGATCGCGGCACCGGCAAGTCGACGGCGGTCCGCGCCCTCGCCGGGCTGTTGCCCCCCATGAAGGTGGTGGCCGGCTGCCGCTACGGCTGTGACCCCCAGTCCAATGGGGCCCGATGCGACGAGTGTCAGGCCCGGGCGGTCGCTGGGGGCCACGTGAAGTCGGTGTTGGCACCGGTGCCGGTGGTGGATCTTCCGCTCGGGGCGACCGAGGATCGGGTCGTCGGTGCCCTCGACCTCGAGAAGGCCCTGACCACGGGTGAGAAGGCATTCGAGCCCGGCCTGTTGGCCCGCGCCCATCGCGGCTTTTTGTATGTCGACGAAGTGAACCTGCTGGAAGATCACTTGGTCGACCTCTTGCTCGACGCCGCCGCGACCGGCGAGAACGTCGTGGAGCGCGAGGGCGTGAGCATACGCCATCCGTCGCGCTTTGTGCTGGTGGGCAGCGGCAATCCAGAGGAGGGGGAGCTGCGACCGCAGCTGCTCGACCGTTTCGGACTCGCGGTCGATGTACGCACGCCGACGGTGATTGCCACGCGCATTGAGGTGATCAAGCGCCGCGATGCGTTCGATCGCGATCCCGTGGCGTTCATGACGCACTGGCACAAGGCCGACGCGAAAGTGCGTCGTCATCTCGAAAAGGCGCGCACGCGACTCGACGCGCTGGTCGTCTCCGACGCCGTGCTCGAGCGGGCGGCGACGCTCTGTTCGCAGCTGGGCACCGACGGTCTGCGCGGCGAGCTGACGCTGCTGCGCACGTCGCGCGCGATGGCAGCGTACGAGGGTGACGACGAAGTGACGCTCGCCCACCTGCGTCGGATCGCACCGATGGCGCTCCGTCATCGCCTGCGCCGGAACGTGCTCGACGACGCCGGGTCGACCACCCGTGTGGAGCGTGCCATCGCGGAACTGTGGGGCGATGTCGTCGCCAACCGTTGA
- a CDS encoding ABC transporter permease — MRFSDVIRLSLLQLRVNPLRTAFTLLGIVVSVGFLVAVVAIIQGMNAYVKENIADAMIGMNTFQVRRLPISLGLFTDDQFRLLQRRPRVDERDADAVRDALPDALAISLQSGWPTPQADVVWRDRTLGSVQIFGVTAGYQVVQDYRFTEGQPLSDIDVRERRNVIVVGADVAQKLFQGASAIDKDVRVMGQRYTIVGVVARKGRVLGQSFDGFALMPISAFEAIYGRRQNTTISIKMHEASEVGPAMARAQEAMRLARRLRPSDRDNFDVGTADALVDFWKQLTKVLFAVVPAVVAIGILVGGIVIMNIMLMGVTERTHEIGLRKAVGATAADVRRQFLAEAVALAICGGLLGVAAGWGLAAAIAAFSPLPARVSLWSVGLALSLGAGVGVLFGVYPASRAAKLDPITAMRAET, encoded by the coding sequence ATGCGCTTCTCCGACGTCATCCGCTTGTCGCTCCTACAGCTACGCGTGAACCCCCTGAGAACGGCGTTCACCCTGTTGGGCATCGTGGTGTCGGTCGGTTTTCTGGTGGCGGTGGTGGCGATCATTCAGGGGATGAACGCGTATGTGAAGGAGAACATCGCCGATGCGATGATCGGCATGAACACCTTTCAAGTCCGTCGGCTGCCCATCAGTCTGGGGCTCTTCACCGACGACCAGTTCCGTCTGTTGCAGCGACGGCCGCGCGTGGACGAACGCGACGCGGACGCCGTTCGCGACGCCCTCCCCGACGCGCTCGCGATCTCGCTGCAGTCCGGGTGGCCCACCCCGCAGGCCGATGTCGTCTGGCGAGACCGCACGCTCGGCAGTGTGCAGATCTTCGGCGTCACCGCCGGCTATCAGGTGGTCCAGGACTATCGCTTCACCGAAGGACAGCCACTCAGCGACATCGATGTGCGTGAGCGGCGCAACGTGATCGTGGTCGGTGCCGATGTCGCACAGAAACTCTTTCAGGGCGCTTCCGCCATCGACAAAGATGTGCGCGTGATGGGGCAGCGTTATACGATCGTCGGCGTGGTGGCCCGCAAAGGCCGCGTGTTGGGCCAATCGTTCGACGGCTTTGCCCTGATGCCGATCTCGGCGTTCGAAGCGATCTACGGCCGTCGTCAGAACACGACGATCTCGATCAAGATGCACGAGGCCTCCGAAGTCGGCCCGGCGATGGCGCGGGCGCAGGAGGCGATGCGACTCGCGCGCCGGTTGCGGCCATCCGATCGTGACAACTTCGATGTCGGTACCGCCGACGCGCTGGTCGATTTCTGGAAGCAGCTCACCAAAGTGCTCTTCGCCGTCGTCCCGGCCGTGGTCGCGATCGGGATTCTGGTGGGCGGCATCGTGATCATGAACATCATGCTCATGGGCGTCACCGAACGCACGCACGAGATCGGGCTGCGGAAAGCGGTGGGTGCGACCGCCGCCGACGTGCGCCGTCAGTTCCTCGCCGAGGCGGTCGCGCTGGCGATCTGTGGTGGCCTGCTGGGCGTCGCCGCGGGATGGGGGCTGGCGGCCGCCATCGCGGCGTTTTCTCCCCTGCCTGCCCGCGTGTCGTTGTGGAGTGTTGGACTCGCGCTGTCACTGGGCGCGGGCGTCGGGGTGCTGTTCGGCGTGTATCCCGCATCGCGCGCGGCCAAGCTCGATCCGATCACCGCCATGCGCGCGGAGACCTGA